A stretch of DNA from Granulicella pectinivorans:
TGGCCACCGCCCCACCCATCCTGACCGCCATCATGCTCTCCATCGGATGGCGCCCCACCTTCATCCTCCTCGGCGCCCTTGGCCTCGTCGCCGCAGGCCTCTGGATCGCCCTCCACCGCGCCCGCCGCGACACCGGGTTCGCCGAGCCCGAAGCCCCGGCCGGTCCCCAAGCCCCCGAAGCCGCCTGGCGAGCCCTCATCCGCCAACGCACCGTCTGGGGCATGATGCTCGGCTGGGGCGGCATCAACTACACCGTCTGGCTCTATCTCGCATGGCTCCCCGGCTACCTCCAGGAACAGCGCCACCTCTCCCTTACCCAAAGCGGCTGGGTCGCCGCCCTCCCCTTCCTCTTCGGAGCCCTCGGCATGCTCTCGAACGGCGTCGTCGTCGACCACCTCGCAGCCCGCGGCGGAGTCCTCACCACCATCCATCGCCGCAACCTGGTCGGCGGCATGGTCGTCTCCGCCCTCAGCACCTTCCTCGTCGCCCATAGCGAAACCACCACGCAAGCCGTCGCCGGCATCAGCGCCGCCCTCTTCTGCATCCACTTCGCCGGCACCTCCGGCTGGGGCTACGTGCAGGCCGTCAGCCCCCTCCGCTACGTCGCCTCCCTCGGAGCACTCCAGAACTTCGCCAGCTTCATGATCGCCTCAGCCGCCCCCATCCTCACCGGCTTCCTCCTCGACCGCACTCACTCCTTCACCATCGCTCTGGCCGTATGCAGCGCCGTCACCCTCCTCGGAGCCCTCAGCTACGCCACCCTCGCCGCCCCCACCGGCATGCACCTCGATCCAGCCTAGATCCGGGTGCCCCACATCTCGTTTCTGAGATGTGGGAATGCCGCCTACCCGTTCTCCGCTGCTATCCTTACCCACGCCGCGTCTCGAAATCAGGAGCCCCAAATGCCCCGACTCCTCCCTCTGCTCTTCCTCACCACCACCCTCGCCGCTCAAACTCCACACCGCCCCACGCCACCCACACGAGACCCCCACACCCCCGGCTTCGTCACCGCCACCGAGCTTCCCGACACCGCCCTCCCGCCCGCCAACAAAGACGGCAACTACATCCTCGGCCCCACCCACAACCCCGCCCGCGAAACCACACCACCCCTCGCCTCCCCCGAGGGCACCATCCTCGAATTCACCATGAAGTCGACCGACTCCAAACGCTACCCCGGCATCGCGCGCGACCCCAACACCTTCGGCACCCCCGATCCCAACGACCCGGCAAAACTCCTCGTCCCCACGAGCCACCCCGCGCCCTACACCCGCAAGGTCACCGTCTACATCCCCAAGCAATACATCCCTTACACCATCGCCCCCTTCCTCGTTGGCGCCGACGGCCCCGACAAGCTCCTCTTCGCCACCCTCGACACCCTCATCTTTCAACACAAGATCCCCGTCCAGATCGCCATCTCCATCTCCAACGGCGGCGGCGACGCCCAGGGCTCCGAGCGCGGCCTCGAGTACGACACCATGTCGCCCCTCTACGCCGAGTTCGTCGAACACGAAGTCCTCCCCCGCGTCGAAAAGGAGGCCCACGTCCGCCTCACCAAAGATCCCAACGGCCGCGTCACCATGGGCGGCTCCTCCGGAGGCTCCTGCGCCCTCATCATGGCCTGGTACCACCCCGACCTCTATCGCCGCGTCCTCACCTACTCCGGCACCTTCGTCAACCAGCAGTGGCCGCCCAACCCCGCCACCCCCCACGGAGCCTGGGAGTTCCACGAACACCTCATCCCCAACTCCCCCCGCAAGCCCATCCGCCTCTGGATGGAGGTCGGCGACCGCGACAACCTCAACACCAACGCCATGCGCGACAACATGCACGACTGGGTTGTCGCCAACGAAAACATGGCCAGGGTCCTGGCCGCCAAGGGCTACCACTACCAGTTCGTCTTCGCAAAAAACGCCGGCCACACCGACCGCGCCGTCAAGCAGCAAACCCTGCCCGAAGCCCTCGAATACATCTGGCACGGCTACCCTATCCAGGACTGAGCCCAACCCGCCGCAAAACCGGGTGCCCCACATCTCGCTGTTGAGATGTGGGAATGCAGCCTCCAATATTCCCGGCTAAACCCGCTTCTTCAAAAAATACCGAGCCCCACCCCGCGGGTTATCCTCAATCTCCCCCAACCGCACATACCCCAGCTTCTCGTAAAACCCCAGCGCCTGGAACGAGAAGGTATCCAGCCAAACCCCCACCAGCCCCCGCTTCCGAGCCATCTCCTCCACCATCCCGATCAGCTTCGACCCTAGCCCCTGCCCCCGCGCATCCTTGGGCACCACCAGGTACTCCACAAAGATCCAGTCGTAAGCCGCCTTCCCCCAAAGCCCACCCGCGACCTTGCCATCCTCCCCCTTCACCAGCAAAGCCACCGGAAA
This window harbors:
- a CDS encoding MFS transporter, whose amino-acid sequence is MPAQTLRRHQTATLSLLFLAGIINFLDRSSLSVANTTIRAEMHLSATQMGWLLSAFSLAYGFAQLPLIGLLDRLGTRAVLGSGLILWSTAQMLTGLVRTFPVFILLRVLLGAGEGPFYPAGVRATREWFSPATRGRATAVMSSSSTIGMATAPPILTAIMLSIGWRPTFILLGALGLVAAGLWIALHRARRDTGFAEPEAPAGPQAPEAAWRALIRQRTVWGMMLGWGGINYTVWLYLAWLPGYLQEQRHLSLTQSGWVAALPFLFGALGMLSNGVVVDHLAARGGVLTTIHRRNLVGGMVVSALSTFLVAHSETTTQAVAGISAALFCIHFAGTSGWGYVQAVSPLRYVASLGALQNFASFMIASAAPILTGFLLDRTHSFTIALAVCSAVTLLGALSYATLAAPTGMHLDPA
- a CDS encoding alpha/beta hydrolase, with protein sequence MPRLLPLLFLTTTLAAQTPHRPTPPTRDPHTPGFVTATELPDTALPPANKDGNYILGPTHNPARETTPPLASPEGTILEFTMKSTDSKRYPGIARDPNTFGTPDPNDPAKLLVPTSHPAPYTRKVTVYIPKQYIPYTIAPFLVGADGPDKLLFATLDTLIFQHKIPVQIAISISNGGGDAQGSERGLEYDTMSPLYAEFVEHEVLPRVEKEAHVRLTKDPNGRVTMGGSSGGSCALIMAWYHPDLYRRVLTYSGTFVNQQWPPNPATPHGAWEFHEHLIPNSPRKPIRLWMEVGDRDNLNTNAMRDNMHDWVVANENMARVLAAKGYHYQFVFAKNAGHTDRAVKQQTLPEALEYIWHGYPIQD
- a CDS encoding GNAT family N-acetyltransferase — translated: MAYEIVVADAVGAEHRDLVGGILQEYNNEVGPAPGYFPVALLVKGEDGKVAGGLWGKAAYDWIFVEYLVVPKDARGQGLGSKLIGMVEEMARKRGLVGVWLDTFSFQALGFYEKLGYVRLGEIEDNPRGGARYFLKKRV